A stretch of the Cellulomonas sp. WB94 genome encodes the following:
- a CDS encoding zinc-binding dehydrogenase: MRAARLHGPGDVRVADEPAPVPTAGETLVRVTAVGLCGSDLHWFSEGNIGDATLSSPLVLGHEFAGVIQGGPHDGVRVAVDPAWPCGECEECLEGNRNLCPSVVFAGHGTNDGGLRELVAWPTSLLHRVPDSLSDADAAMLEPLGVAMHAMDLAGLRLGGTVAVVGCGPIGLCVVQLARAAGATQVIAVEPLEHRRQAAAAVGADLVLDPGADDVLDRIDRATNGRGVDVALEVAGNDDAVRLAVVAARPGGTVVLAGIPATESTSFPAAVARRKGLTIKMSRRMKEMYPRATAVVVRGLVDVRSLVSHTLPLEQSLEAFRAADERVGLKVIVTPSA, encoded by the coding sequence GTGAGGGCGGCGCGGCTGCACGGACCGGGCGACGTCCGCGTCGCCGACGAGCCGGCCCCGGTGCCGACCGCCGGTGAGACGCTCGTCCGCGTGACGGCGGTGGGCCTGTGCGGGTCCGACCTGCACTGGTTCAGCGAGGGCAACATCGGTGACGCCACGCTGTCGTCGCCGCTCGTGCTCGGTCACGAGTTCGCGGGAGTGATCCAGGGAGGTCCGCACGACGGTGTCCGCGTCGCCGTGGACCCTGCCTGGCCGTGCGGCGAGTGCGAGGAGTGCCTCGAGGGCAACCGCAACCTGTGCCCGTCGGTGGTCTTCGCGGGGCACGGGACGAACGACGGCGGGCTTCGGGAGCTGGTCGCGTGGCCGACCTCCCTGCTCCACCGGGTGCCGGACTCCCTCAGTGACGCGGACGCGGCCATGCTCGAGCCGCTCGGCGTCGCGATGCATGCGATGGACCTCGCGGGCCTGCGCCTCGGGGGCACCGTCGCGGTCGTCGGCTGCGGGCCGATCGGGCTGTGCGTCGTCCAGCTCGCACGCGCGGCGGGAGCCACGCAGGTGATCGCCGTCGAGCCGCTCGAGCACCGGCGCCAGGCGGCCGCCGCGGTGGGCGCCGACCTGGTCCTGGACCCGGGGGCCGACGACGTCCTCGACCGCATCGACCGGGCGACGAACGGGCGCGGCGTCGACGTCGCGCTCGAGGTGGCCGGCAACGACGACGCCGTCCGCCTCGCGGTCGTCGCGGCCCGGCCCGGCGGGACGGTCGTCCTGGCGGGGATCCCGGCCACGGAGAGCACGTCGTTCCCCGCGGCCGTCGCGCGGCGCAAGGGCCTCACGATCAAGATGTCCCGCCGCATGAAGGAGATGTACCCGCGGGCGACCGCCGTCGTCGTGCGCGGTCTGGTGGACGTCCGGTCCCTCGTGTCGCACACGCTGCCGCTCGAGCAGAGCCTCGAGGCGTTCCGCGCCGCCGACGAGCGGGTCGGTCTCAAGGTGATCGTGACACCGTCCGCATGA
- a CDS encoding aldehyde dehydrogenase family protein has product MTVYAPPGTADSIVDVHPRYENFIGGKWVAPRAGEYMDDLTPVTGKLICQVPKSDASDVEDALDAAHEAFVTWGKTTLTERAAVLNKIADLIDMHREELAVAETWENGKPVRETLGADIPLAADHFRYFAAATRAWEGTSTEIDAKTVSYEFHEPLGVVAQIIPFNFPLLMAAWKIAPALAAGNCTIVKPASPTPWSILKLMEIIGDAVPAGVINILTGPGASMGKALATSPRIAKIGFTGETTTGKLMMQYAAENIIPVTAELGGKSPNIFFSDVMARDDAFLDKAVEGLVLFAFNKGEVCTCPSRALVQADIYDAFMERVLGRMKAIKQGNPLDTETMVGPQVSITQLTKIAGYVDIGRGEGCEVLAGGAPATMDAPYDGGYYYQPTILKGENSMRVFQEEIFGPVLAVTTFTDEADALRIANDTKYGLGAGVWTRDGNRAYRMGRGIQAGRVWTNCYHNYPAGAAFGGYKMSGIGRENHKMMLEEYSQNKNLLVSYDEEAMGLF; this is encoded by the coding sequence ATGACCGTGTATGCACCCCCCGGAACCGCCGACAGCATCGTCGACGTGCATCCCCGCTACGAGAACTTCATCGGGGGCAAGTGGGTGGCGCCTCGCGCCGGCGAGTACATGGACGACCTCACGCCCGTGACCGGCAAGCTCATCTGCCAGGTGCCGAAGTCCGACGCGTCCGACGTCGAGGACGCCCTCGACGCCGCGCACGAGGCCTTCGTGACCTGGGGCAAGACCACGCTGACCGAGCGGGCAGCGGTCCTCAACAAGATCGCCGACCTGATCGACATGCACCGCGAGGAGCTGGCCGTCGCGGAGACGTGGGAGAACGGCAAGCCCGTCCGCGAGACCCTCGGGGCCGACATCCCGCTCGCCGCCGACCACTTCCGGTACTTCGCCGCCGCGACCCGCGCGTGGGAGGGCACGAGCACCGAGATCGACGCCAAGACCGTCTCGTACGAGTTCCACGAGCCGCTCGGCGTCGTCGCCCAGATCATCCCGTTCAACTTCCCGCTGCTCATGGCCGCGTGGAAGATCGCCCCGGCGCTCGCGGCCGGCAACTGCACGATCGTCAAGCCTGCGTCGCCGACCCCGTGGTCGATCCTCAAGCTCATGGAGATCATCGGCGACGCCGTCCCGGCGGGCGTGATCAACATCCTCACGGGTCCCGGCGCCTCGATGGGCAAGGCGCTCGCGACGAGCCCGCGGATCGCGAAGATCGGGTTCACCGGTGAGACCACGACCGGCAAGCTGATGATGCAGTACGCGGCCGAGAACATCATCCCGGTCACCGCCGAGCTCGGTGGCAAGAGCCCGAACATCTTCTTCAGCGACGTCATGGCGCGCGACGACGCGTTCCTCGACAAGGCCGTCGAGGGCCTCGTGCTCTTCGCGTTCAACAAGGGCGAGGTCTGCACGTGCCCGTCCCGCGCGCTCGTCCAGGCCGACATCTACGACGCGTTCATGGAGCGGGTCCTGGGGCGCATGAAGGCGATCAAGCAGGGCAACCCGCTCGACACCGAGACGATGGTCGGCCCGCAGGTGTCGATCACGCAGCTCACGAAGATCGCGGGCTACGTCGACATCGGCCGCGGCGAGGGCTGCGAGGTCCTCGCGGGTGGGGCGCCGGCCACGATGGACGCGCCGTACGACGGCGGGTACTACTACCAGCCGACGATCCTCAAGGGTGAGAACTCGATGCGGGTCTTCCAGGAGGAGATCTTCGGGCCGGTGCTCGCGGTCACGACGTTCACCGACGAGGCGGACGCGCTCCGGATCGCCAACGACACGAAGTACGGCCTCGGCGCCGGTGTGTGGACGCGCGACGGCAACCGCGCGTACCGCATGGGCCGCGGGATCCAGGCCGGTCGCGTGTGGACCAACTGCTACCACAACTACCCGGCCGGAGCGGCGTTCGGCGGGTACAAGATGTCGGGCATCGGCCGCGAGAACCACAAGATGATGCTCGAGGAGTACAGCCAGAACAAGAACCTGCTCGTCAGCTACGACGAGGAGGCGATGGGTCTGTTCTGA
- a CDS encoding gluconate:H+ symporter encodes MRSTALAAAAQALTDAGSTQLILAALLGIAVIVVLITKFKLHPFLSLTIGSISVGALAGMQLKDTLTSFGTGVGATVAGVGTLIALGAMFGRLLADSGGADQIVDTIIRRATTRTLPWAMALVGALIGLPMFFEIGLVLLIPVILLVSRRSGLPLMKIGIPALAGLSVMHGLVPPHPGPLVAIAALNANLGITMALGVLVAIPVVVLAGPVLARYVARWVPVAAPALFVTSGAPASAAVRADGRTGGSAGTGTAVETLAPEAEVVTRRPSFATTLSTVLLPVVLMMGKALVDIFLPDTSSLRMALDFIGTPLVALLLAVLVAMFTFGVGSGMDRKEIAASLEKSLPPIAGILLIVGAGGGFKQTLIDTGIGGVLAKAIAGSSVSPLILAWVVAVLIRLATGSATVATVTASGILAPVALTLSTGETSLLVLAIGSGSLFFSHVNDAGFWLVKEYFGLSVGETIRSWSVMETVISVAGLVLVLLLGIVV; translated from the coding sequence ATGAGATCGACCGCCCTGGCCGCAGCCGCCCAGGCGCTGACGGACGCCGGCAGCACCCAGCTCATTCTTGCTGCGCTGCTCGGCATCGCCGTCATCGTCGTGCTCATCACGAAGTTCAAGCTCCACCCGTTCCTGTCCCTGACGATCGGCTCGATCAGCGTCGGGGCGCTCGCGGGGATGCAGCTCAAGGACACCCTGACCAGCTTCGGCACCGGTGTCGGAGCCACCGTCGCGGGCGTCGGCACGCTGATCGCCCTGGGCGCGATGTTCGGCCGGCTGCTCGCCGACTCGGGCGGTGCGGACCAGATCGTCGACACGATCATCCGGCGTGCCACGACGCGGACGCTGCCCTGGGCGATGGCCCTGGTCGGCGCCCTGATCGGCCTGCCGATGTTCTTCGAGATCGGGCTCGTCCTGCTGATCCCGGTCATCCTGCTCGTCTCCCGCCGGTCGGGCCTGCCCCTCATGAAGATCGGCATCCCGGCCCTCGCAGGTCTGTCGGTGATGCACGGGCTCGTGCCGCCGCACCCCGGTCCGCTCGTGGCAATCGCGGCGCTCAACGCCAACCTGGGCATCACCATGGCGCTCGGCGTGCTCGTCGCGATCCCCGTCGTCGTCCTCGCCGGCCCGGTTCTCGCGAGGTACGTGGCCCGCTGGGTCCCCGTCGCCGCGCCGGCCCTGTTCGTCACGAGCGGCGCTCCCGCCTCGGCTGCGGTGCGTGCGGACGGTCGGACGGGCGGCAGCGCGGGCACCGGCACGGCCGTCGAGACCCTCGCCCCGGAGGCCGAGGTCGTCACCCGCCGACCGAGCTTCGCGACGACCCTGTCCACGGTTCTGCTCCCCGTCGTCCTGATGATGGGCAAGGCGCTCGTCGACATCTTCCTGCCCGACACGAGCAGCCTGCGCATGGCTCTCGACTTCATCGGGACGCCGCTCGTCGCGCTGCTGCTGGCCGTGCTGGTCGCGATGTTCACCTTCGGTGTCGGGTCGGGCATGGACCGCAAGGAGATCGCCGCCTCGCTCGAGAAGTCCCTGCCGCCGATCGCCGGGATCCTCCTGATCGTCGGTGCGGGTGGCGGGTTCAAGCAGACCCTGATCGACACCGGGATCGGCGGGGTGCTGGCCAAGGCCATCGCCGGCAGCAGCGTGTCGCCGCTCATCCTGGCCTGGGTGGTCGCCGTGCTGATCCGCCTCGCGACGGGGTCGGCCACCGTCGCCACCGTCACGGCGTCCGGGATCCTCGCGCCCGTCGCCCTGACCCTCTCGACCGGGGAGACCTCGCTGCTCGTGCTCGCCATCGGCTCGGGGTCGCTGTTCTTCAGCCACGTCAACGACGCGGGCTTCTGGCTCGTCAAGGAGTACTTCGGCCTGAGCGTCGGGGAGACGATCCGCAGCTGGTCGGTCATGGAGACGGTCATCTCGGTGGCCGGCCTCGTGCTGGTGCTGCTGCTCGGCATCGTCGTCTGA
- a CDS encoding gluconokinase, whose translation MDEEATRRPPLVVVMGVAGSGKTTVGQALAERLGVEFADADAFHSEANIAKMASGHPLNDSDRAPWLVAIGAWLADHDEQGGVVGCSALRRRYRDVLRTAAPRLQLLHLDGDPAVLTQRISERPGHFMPASLIASQLETLEPLEADEPGRAADLTAPVDDIVNDFITRLDPTGARP comes from the coding sequence ATGGACGAAGAAGCCACCAGGCGGCCGCCGCTGGTCGTGGTCATGGGCGTGGCGGGCTCGGGCAAGACGACCGTCGGCCAGGCTCTCGCCGAGAGGCTCGGAGTGGAGTTCGCCGACGCCGACGCCTTCCACAGCGAGGCCAACATCGCGAAGATGGCCTCGGGCCACCCTCTCAATGACAGCGACCGCGCGCCGTGGCTCGTCGCCATCGGCGCCTGGCTCGCCGACCACGACGAGCAGGGGGGCGTCGTGGGCTGCTCCGCCCTGCGCCGTCGTTACCGCGACGTGCTCCGCACCGCAGCACCTCGTCTGCAGCTGCTGCACCTCGACGGCGACCCGGCCGTGCTGACGCAGCGCATCTCCGAACGGCCCGGGCACTTCATGCCCGCCTCGCTCATCGCGTCCCAGCTCGAGACGCTCGAGCCGCTCGAGGCGGACGAGCCCGGCCGCGCGGCCGACCTGACCGCTCCCGTCGACGACATCGTCAACGACTTCATCACCCGCCTCGACCCCACAGGAGCACGCCCATGA